One Paraburkholderia aromaticivorans genomic region harbors:
- a CDS encoding LysR family transcriptional regulator has product MKTSTDELLVFVTVIDSGSITAAAEKLGQTVSGVSRALTRLEKKLDTALVRRTTRRLQLTEEGETFLQRARAILDAMEEAEESVTRGRERPSGRLRIDAASPFMLHCVAPHMTAFSALYPEIRLELTSNERIVDLLEQKVDIAIRIGELQDSTLHARALGTSKLRVLASPAYLAEYGEPKSVEALREHRLIGFTAPEHLNRWPLREGRKGGGESLKIEPAITASSGETLRQLVLSGWGIACLADFMSAADVREKRLVPILGNLLADERQRVSAVYYQSASLAGRVQCFLDFIAARVRL; this is encoded by the coding sequence ATGAAAACTTCCACCGACGAGTTGCTGGTGTTCGTCACGGTGATCGACAGCGGCTCGATCACCGCGGCTGCGGAGAAATTGGGCCAAACCGTCTCCGGCGTGAGCCGCGCACTCACGCGCCTCGAAAAGAAACTCGATACCGCACTGGTGAGGCGCACGACGCGCCGTCTGCAACTCACCGAAGAGGGCGAGACCTTCCTGCAGCGCGCGCGGGCGATTCTGGACGCGATGGAAGAGGCCGAAGAGTCCGTCACGCGCGGACGCGAGCGGCCCTCGGGGCGCCTGCGTATCGATGCGGCGTCGCCCTTCATGCTGCATTGCGTGGCGCCGCATATGACGGCGTTTTCGGCGCTGTATCCGGAGATCAGGCTGGAGCTGACCAGCAACGAACGGATCGTGGATCTGCTGGAGCAGAAGGTGGACATCGCGATCCGCATCGGCGAATTGCAGGATTCGACCTTGCATGCGCGCGCCCTCGGCACCAGCAAGCTGCGAGTGCTCGCGAGTCCGGCGTATCTGGCCGAATATGGCGAGCCGAAATCGGTGGAAGCGTTGCGCGAGCATCGGCTGATCGGCTTCACGGCGCCGGAGCATCTGAATCGCTGGCCGTTGCGGGAAGGGCGCAAGGGCGGCGGAGAATCGTTGAAGATCGAGCCGGCGATCACCGCCTCGAGCGGCGAGACATTGCGGCAACTGGTGCTGTCGGGATGGGGCATCGCGTGTCTCGCCGATTTCATGAGCGCGGCCGACGTGCGCGAAAAGCGTCTCGTGCCGATTCTCGGCAACCTGCTGGCGGACGAGCGGCAGCGGGTGAGCGCGGTGTATTACCAGAGCGCGTCGTTGGCGGGGCGCGTGCAGTGCTTTCTGGATTTCATCGCGGCGCGCGTGAGGCTTTAG
- the hutH gene encoding histidine ammonia-lyase has translation MINLKPGHLTLPQLRQIAREHVALQLDPASHAAIDTCAQAVADIAAKGVPAYGINTGFGRLASTHIPRDQLELLQRNLVLSHAVGVGEPMSRPVVRLLIALKLSSLGRGHSGIRREVMEALITLYNADVLPVIPVKGSVGASGDLAPLAHMSAALLGVGDVFAKGERIPATEGLALVGLKPLTLQAKEGLALLNGTQASTALALYNMFAIEDLYRTALVSGALSVDAAMGSVKPFDARIHELRGHQGQIDAAGAYRSLLQGSGINVSHADCDKVQDPYSLRCQPQVMGACLDQMRHAANVLLLEANAVSDNPLIFPDTGEVLSGGNFHAEPVAFAADNLALAVAEIGALAERRIALLIDATLSGLPPFLVRDGGVNSGFMIAHVTAAALASENKTLAHPASVDSLPTSANQEDHVSMATFAARKLGDIAENTANILSIELLAAAQGVDLRAPHKTSPSLQKVMDAVRKDVAHYELDHYFAPDIAAVTRLVQNGTIAKLSPLSFASEQ, from the coding sequence ATGATCAATCTGAAGCCCGGCCACCTGACTCTCCCGCAACTGCGCCAGATCGCCCGCGAACACGTCGCATTGCAACTCGATCCCGCCAGCCACGCCGCGATCGACACCTGCGCGCAAGCCGTCGCCGATATCGCCGCGAAGGGCGTGCCGGCCTACGGCATCAACACGGGCTTCGGGCGCCTCGCCAGCACGCATATCCCGCGCGACCAGCTCGAACTGCTGCAACGCAATCTGGTGCTCTCGCATGCAGTCGGCGTGGGCGAGCCGATGTCGCGTCCGGTCGTGCGCCTGTTGATCGCGTTGAAGCTTTCGAGCCTCGGCCGTGGTCACTCGGGCATCCGCCGCGAAGTGATGGAAGCGCTGATCACGCTGTACAACGCCGACGTGCTGCCGGTGATTCCGGTCAAGGGCTCGGTCGGCGCATCGGGCGACCTCGCGCCGCTCGCTCATATGTCGGCAGCGCTGCTCGGCGTCGGCGACGTGTTCGCGAAGGGCGAGCGCATCCCGGCCACCGAAGGTCTCGCGCTCGTCGGCCTCAAGCCGCTCACGCTGCAAGCCAAGGAAGGTCTGGCGCTGCTGAACGGCACGCAAGCTTCGACCGCGCTCGCGCTCTACAACATGTTCGCCATCGAAGACCTGTACCGCACCGCGCTGGTGTCGGGTGCGTTGTCGGTGGACGCGGCCATGGGTTCGGTCAAGCCGTTCGACGCGCGCATTCACGAATTGCGCGGCCATCAAGGTCAGATCGACGCGGCAGGCGCGTACCGCTCGCTGCTGCAAGGCTCGGGCATCAACGTCTCGCACGCCGATTGCGACAAGGTGCAGGACCCGTACAGCCTGCGCTGCCAGCCGCAAGTGATGGGCGCGTGTCTGGATCAGATGCGCCACGCCGCGAACGTGCTGCTGCTCGAAGCAAACGCCGTCTCCGACAATCCGCTGATTTTCCCGGACACCGGCGAAGTACTGTCCGGCGGTAACTTCCACGCGGAGCCGGTGGCCTTCGCCGCCGACAACCTCGCGCTCGCCGTCGCCGAAATCGGCGCACTGGCCGAACGCCGCATCGCGCTGCTGATTGACGCGACGCTGTCGGGTTTGCCGCCGTTCCTCGTGCGCGATGGTGGCGTGAATTCGGGCTTCATGATCGCTCACGTCACGGCCGCCGCGCTCGCTTCGGAAAACAAGACGCTCGCGCATCCGGCTTCGGTCGACTCGCTGCCCACATCGGCGAACCAGGAAGACCACGTGTCGATGGCGACCTTCGCTGCGCGCAAGCTCGGCGACATTGCTGAAAACACCGCGAACATTCTGTCGATCGAATTGCTCGCCGCTGCGCAAGGCGTCGATCTGCGCGCGCCGCACAAGACCAGCCCGAGCCTGCAAAAAGTGATGGACGCCGTGCGCAAGGACGTCGCGCATTACGAGCTCGATCACTACTTCGCACCGGATATCGCGGCGGTCACGCGTCTCGTGCAGAACGGCACGATCGCGAAGCTGAGCCCGCTCTCCTTCGCGTCCGAACAGTAA
- the hutC gene encoding histidine utilization repressor: MNAPAYQGIKDFILARIHAGEWGEGDQVPSENELAREFNVARMTVNRALRELTSEQVLTRVQGSGTFVARPKYESTLVAIRSISDEIVARGHRYQANVLHIGASIADEALAEEMQVSAGSPVFHSRVLHFENDEPVQLEERWVNPAVAPEYALQDFTNTTPNQYLVRVAPLQRVEYRIEALAADGDTRELLTMDELEPCLVLHRRTWSQSQVASIANLWHPGSRYRFTGHF; this comes from the coding sequence ATGAACGCACCGGCCTATCAGGGCATCAAGGACTTCATCCTCGCGCGCATTCATGCGGGCGAATGGGGCGAAGGCGACCAGGTGCCCTCCGAAAACGAGCTCGCGCGCGAATTCAACGTGGCGCGCATGACGGTCAACCGCGCGTTGCGCGAGCTGACTTCGGAGCAGGTGCTTACGCGTGTGCAAGGGTCGGGCACCTTCGTGGCCCGTCCCAAGTACGAGTCCACGCTGGTGGCGATCCGCAGCATCTCCGACGAAATCGTCGCGCGCGGTCATCGCTATCAGGCCAACGTGCTGCACATCGGCGCGAGCATCGCCGACGAAGCGCTCGCCGAGGAAATGCAGGTGAGCGCGGGCAGTCCGGTGTTTCATTCGCGCGTGCTGCATTTCGAAAACGACGAGCCGGTGCAACTCGAAGAGCGCTGGGTCAATCCGGCGGTCGCGCCCGAGTACGCGCTGCAGGACTTCACGAATACCACGCCGAACCAGTATCTCGTGCGCGTCGCGCCGTTGCAGCGGGTCGAGTACCGCATCGAGGCATTGGCTGCCGATGGCGATACGCGCGAGTTGCTGACCATGGACGAACTCGAGCCGTGCCTCGTGCTGCATCGACGCACGTGGTCGCAAAGCCAGGTCGCTTCGATCGCCAATCTCTGGCATCCCGGCAGCCGATATCGCTTCACCGGACATTTCTGA
- the hutU gene encoding urocanate hydratase, with protein sequence MNNPKHIDPRLDPTRTIRAPRGAEKTCKTWIAEAAYRMIQNNLDPEVAEHPHALVVYGGIGRAARNWDCFDQILKSLKDLEENETLLIQSGKPVGVFRTHADAPRVLLANSNLVPHWATWEHFHELDRKGLMMYGQMTAGSWIYIGSQGIVQGTYETFFSVANQHFNGDPSGRWILTGGLGGMGGAQPLAATMAGFSMIAVECDESRIDFRLKTRYVDKKAATLDEALAMLEEAKKAGKPVSIGLLGNAADVFAECVTRGITPDCVTDQTSAHDPIHGYLPQGWNVEDWRERQKTVPDSIILPAKQSMAKQVQAMLTLQERGAATLDYGNNIRQMALEMGVENAFDFPGFVPAYIRPLFCEGKGPFRWVALSGDPEDIYKTDAKVKELIPDDPHLHNWLDMAHERIAFQGLPARICWVGVKDRYRLGQAFNEMVKNGELKAPIVIGRDHLDTGSVASPNRETESMKDGSDAVSDWPLLNALLNTAGGASWVSLHHGGGVGMGFSQHSGVVIVADGTDAAKERLGRVLFNDPATGVMRHADAGYELAQETAREAGLNLPMLGR encoded by the coding sequence ATGAACAACCCGAAACACATCGACCCGCGTCTCGATCCCACCCGCACGATCCGCGCACCGCGCGGCGCGGAAAAGACCTGCAAGACCTGGATTGCGGAAGCTGCGTACCGGATGATCCAGAACAATCTGGATCCGGAAGTCGCCGAGCATCCGCATGCGCTGGTCGTGTACGGCGGTATTGGCCGTGCCGCGCGTAACTGGGATTGTTTCGATCAGATTCTCAAGTCGCTGAAGGATCTCGAAGAAAACGAAACGCTGTTGATTCAATCGGGCAAGCCGGTCGGCGTGTTCCGCACGCATGCCGACGCGCCGCGCGTGCTGCTGGCGAATTCGAATCTGGTGCCGCATTGGGCGACGTGGGAACACTTCCACGAACTCGATCGCAAGGGCCTGATGATGTACGGCCAGATGACGGCGGGCAGCTGGATCTACATCGGCAGCCAGGGCATCGTGCAGGGCACCTACGAGACATTCTTCTCGGTGGCGAACCAGCATTTCAACGGCGATCCTTCGGGCCGCTGGATTCTGACGGGCGGCTTGGGCGGCATGGGCGGCGCGCAACCGCTGGCGGCGACCATGGCCGGCTTTTCGATGATCGCGGTGGAATGCGACGAGTCGCGTATCGATTTCCGTCTGAAGACGCGTTACGTCGACAAGAAAGCGGCGACGCTCGACGAGGCGCTCGCCATGCTCGAGGAAGCGAAGAAAGCAGGCAAGCCGGTGTCGATCGGCCTGCTCGGCAATGCAGCCGATGTGTTCGCCGAATGCGTGACGCGTGGCATCACGCCGGATTGCGTGACCGACCAGACCAGCGCGCACGATCCGATTCACGGCTACCTGCCGCAAGGCTGGAATGTCGAAGACTGGCGCGAGCGTCAGAAGACCGTGCCGGACAGCATCATTCTGCCGGCCAAGCAGTCGATGGCCAAGCAGGTGCAAGCTATGCTCACGCTGCAGGAACGCGGCGCGGCCACGCTCGACTACGGCAACAACATCCGTCAGATGGCATTGGAAATGGGCGTGGAAAACGCGTTCGATTTCCCGGGCTTCGTGCCGGCGTATATCCGCCCGCTGTTCTGCGAAGGCAAGGGCCCGTTCCGCTGGGTCGCGTTGTCGGGCGATCCCGAGGACATCTACAAGACCGATGCGAAGGTCAAGGAACTGATTCCGGACGATCCGCATCTGCATAACTGGCTCGACATGGCGCACGAACGTATCGCGTTCCAGGGTTTGCCGGCGCGGATCTGCTGGGTCGGCGTGAAGGATCGCTATCGTCTGGGCCAGGCGTTCAACGAAATGGTTAAGAACGGCGAGCTGAAGGCGCCGATCGTGATTGGCCGCGATCACCTCGACACCGGTTCGGTGGCGAGCCCGAATCGCGAAACCGAATCGATGAAGGACGGCTCGGACGCGGTCAGCGACTGGCCGTTGCTCAACGCGCTGTTGAATACGGCGGGCGGTGCCTCGTGGGTCTCGCTGCATCATGGCGGCGGTGTCGGCATGGGCTTCAGCCAGCACTCGGGCGTCGTGATCGTCGCGGACGGCACGGATGCGGCGAAAGAGCGCCTCGGCCGTGTGCTGTTCAACGATCCGGCAACCGGCGTGATGCGTCACGCGGATGCGGGCTATGAACTCGCGCAGGAAACCGCGCGCGAGGCAGGTCTCAATCTGCCGATGCTGGGCCGTTGA